ATCGGCGCGGCCATGATTGGCTGGTTTGGCACGGCCATGCTCTGCTACGTGACGCCCAAGGAGCACCTGGGCCTGCCCAATAAGCAGGATGTGAAAGACGGCGTTATCGCCTACAAAATCGCCGCCCACGCCGCTGATTTGGCCAAAGGCCACCCGGGCGCGCAGTACCGCGACAACGCCCTGAGCAAGGCCCGCTTCGAGTTCCGCTGGGAAGACCAATTTAATCTGAGCCTCGACCCCGATACCGCCCGCGAGTACCACGACGAAACCCTGCCCGCCGAAGGCGCCAAAGTGGCCCACTTCTGCTCGATGTGCGGCCCGCATTTCTGCTCGATGAAAATCACCCAGGAAGTGCGCGACTACGCGGCCAAGCAGGATTTGACGGCGAGTGAGGTGCTGGCCCGGGGCCTTGTGGAAAAGTCGCGTGAGTTTGTGGAAAAAGGCAGCGAGATTTACCTGTAGAGACGCAACCTGTTGCGTCTCGTCGTCCGCGCCGCTACCAGTGTGCCGCTCGGGCATAGTCCATGCGTCATCGTTCAACGACGAGACGCAATATGTTGCGTCTCTACACCGGTCTAACTCATGTCCAATAAACGCCCCCTTGCCCTCAGCATTGCCGGTTTCGACCCCAGCGCCGGGGCTGGCCTGCTGGCCGATGTGAAAACCCTGGAAATGAACGGCGTGTACGGCCTGGGCGTCTGCACGGCCCTCACGCTGCAAAACGACGTGTCGTTTGAGCGGGTGAGCTGGGTGCCGGCCGCCGAAATCCGGGAGCAGATTCGCATACTGTTTGCGCGTTTCAAGGTCGATTTCCTAAAAATTGGCCTGGTCGAAAGCCTGCCGCAGCTGCTGGAGCTGGTGGGCTGGCTGAAGGGACAAAACCCGAAGCTGAAAATCGTGTGGGACCCGGTGCTGAAGGCTTCGGCCGGCTACGAGTTTCACCGCAAAACCGACCGCAACCTGCTACAGGCCCTGTGCGCCGAAATGGCCCTTGTGACGCCCAACAAGCCCGAAATGCTGCGCATGTGGCCCGGCGAAGAAGCGGCCGACATCGCGGCGCAGGTGGTGAGCTCTTTCTGCCCGGTGCTGCTGAAAGGCGGGCACGACGAAGGCGCCCAGGCCACCGACGTGCTGTTCGACAGCGGCAAGTGGCACTCCTTCACCTCGCCGCGACTGCCACACGGCGAGAAGCATGGCAGCGGCTGCGTGCTCTCGGCCGCGGTGCTGGCCAACCTGGCCAAAGGCAAAAACCTGGTGGAAGCCTGCCGCGCGGCCAAGGATTATACCACCGCCTTTCTGGCCAGCAACGACACGCTGCTGGGGTATCATTCTTAACTGTGAGACTTGAGACGATGAGAAGTTGGAGTGAGACGATAAGCCAAGATTAAAGGCGTCTGTCTCACATCTCACCATCTCATTTCTCCAATCTTTTAACGCCATGCATATCAATGCCCTGCACTACATCACCACCAATCCCGAGGCGGCCGAGCTGGCCTGCCAAGGCGGAGTGCGCTGGGTGCAGCTACGGGTGAAAAACCAGCCCCACGCCGTCTGGAAGCAATTGGCGCTCGACACGCAGGCCGTGTGCCGGCGCTACGGTGCCACGCTGCTCATCAACGACAACCCGCGCCTGGCCCAGGAAATCGGCGCCGACGGCGTGCACGTGGGCGCCGCTGATATGCCGCCCGAAGAAGCCCGCGCAATGCTGGGCGCCAGCTTTATCATCGGCGGCACGGCCAACACGTTTGCCGACGTGCAGCGGCTGGCCGCGGCGGGCGTCGACTACGTGGGCTTGGGGCCGTTCCGCTTCACCAGCACCAAGGAAAAGCTGAGCCCGATTCTGGGTTTGTCCGGCTACGCCGAAATCATGCGGCAGTGCCGGGCGGCGGGCATCACCGTGCCCGTGGTTGGCATCGGCGGCATCACGCTGGGCGATGTGAAAAGCCTGCTGACAACCGGGCTCAGCGGCGTGGCCGTGTCCGGCGCTATTGACAAGGCGACGGACCCATCTGAAGAAGCAAGCTTGTTTATCAGCGAGTTATCGGCCATAAAAGCCATTTAATTATTATGTTAAATAACAAACTGGTCATTGCAGACCGTACTTTCAGCTCTCGCTTGTTCACTGGGACGGGCAAATTTAGCTCGTCGGTGTTGATGGAGGAAGCCCTGCTGGCCTCAGGTTCGGAATTGGTGACGGTGGCCCTGAAAAGGGTGGACGTGGCCGATGCCGAGGACGACATTCTGCGGCATCTTTCGCACCCGCAGTTCAATCTGCTGCCCAATACCTCCGGCGTGCGCACGGCCAGAGAGGCCGTCTTCGCTGCCCAGTTGGCGCGCGAGGCGCTGGAAACCAACTGGCTCAAGCTCGAAATTC
This DNA window, taken from Hymenobacter sp. 5317J-9, encodes the following:
- a CDS encoding hydroxymethylpyrimidine/phosphomethylpyrimidine kinase: MSNKRPLALSIAGFDPSAGAGLLADVKTLEMNGVYGLGVCTALTLQNDVSFERVSWVPAAEIREQIRILFARFKVDFLKIGLVESLPQLLELVGWLKGQNPKLKIVWDPVLKASAGYEFHRKTDRNLLQALCAEMALVTPNKPEMLRMWPGEEAADIAAQVVSSFCPVLLKGGHDEGAQATDVLFDSGKWHSFTSPRLPHGEKHGSGCVLSAAVLANLAKGKNLVEACRAAKDYTTAFLASNDTLLGYHS
- a CDS encoding thiamine phosphate synthase encodes the protein MHINALHYITTNPEAAELACQGGVRWVQLRVKNQPHAVWKQLALDTQAVCRRYGATLLINDNPRLAQEIGADGVHVGAADMPPEEARAMLGASFIIGGTANTFADVQRLAAAGVDYVGLGPFRFTSTKEKLSPILGLSGYAEIMRQCRAAGITVPVVGIGGITLGDVKSLLTTGLSGVAVSGAIDKATDPSEEASLFISELSAIKAI